The proteins below are encoded in one region of Microbacterium pygmaeum:
- a CDS encoding xylulokinase, translating into MTVRQSSAIEDLISAGRAVLGIELGSTRIKACLIDPDDPARVLAVGSSDWENEFQERLWTYSMDAVWSGLQAAHAALVADVEARHAVRIPGYSAVGVSAMMHGYLAFDAAGELLVPFRTWRNTNTGPAAAELTALFGANIPLRWSIAHLHQAVLDDEAHVPDVAFLTTLAGYVHWRLTGRRVLGVGDASGMFPIDPATGDYDARLVELFDRLDAPALGGRSIVDLLPEVLAAGVPAGALSAEGAALLDPSRALQPGALVCPPEGDAGTGMVATNAVSPRTGNVSAGTSIFAMVVLEGPLARVHHELDLVTTPAGDPVAMVHCNNGASELAEWAGMFVRFSAAAGATVDSDAVFDVLFREALAGETDAGGLLAYNHLAGEPIAGLAEGRPLFVRTPDSRFTLANVMRAQLYGVFGTLALGMRVLDDEGVQLDRMFAHGGMFRTAGVAQRFLAGALNAPVAVGDTAAEGGAWGIAVLAAYAASGSGRTLGEYLEEQVFVGAAISTVDPDPADVAGFATYLDRYRAGLAVEAAAVEAL; encoded by the coding sequence ATGACCGTTCGACAGAGCTCGGCGATCGAAGACCTCATCAGCGCGGGCCGGGCGGTGCTCGGCATCGAGCTCGGCTCGACCCGCATCAAGGCGTGCCTGATCGACCCCGATGATCCCGCGCGCGTGCTGGCGGTGGGCAGCTCCGACTGGGAGAACGAGTTCCAGGAGCGCCTGTGGACGTATTCGATGGATGCCGTGTGGTCGGGCCTCCAGGCCGCACACGCCGCCCTCGTCGCAGACGTGGAGGCGCGCCACGCCGTGCGCATCCCGGGATACTCCGCGGTGGGCGTCTCGGCGATGATGCACGGCTACCTCGCGTTCGATGCGGCGGGGGAGCTGCTCGTCCCGTTCCGCACGTGGCGCAACACGAACACCGGCCCGGCGGCAGCCGAGCTGACTGCGCTGTTCGGCGCGAACATCCCGCTCCGCTGGTCGATCGCGCACCTCCACCAGGCCGTGCTCGATGACGAGGCCCACGTCCCGGATGTCGCGTTCCTGACGACGCTCGCGGGCTACGTGCACTGGAGGCTCACCGGCCGACGCGTGCTGGGAGTCGGGGATGCCTCGGGGATGTTCCCGATCGATCCCGCGACCGGCGACTACGACGCCCGGCTCGTCGAGCTCTTCGACCGCCTGGACGCGCCCGCCCTGGGCGGACGCAGCATCGTCGATCTGCTTCCGGAGGTGCTGGCGGCCGGCGTTCCGGCCGGTGCGCTGAGCGCTGAGGGCGCAGCCCTCCTCGATCCTTCACGCGCACTGCAGCCCGGGGCCCTCGTCTGCCCACCCGAGGGCGATGCCGGTACCGGCATGGTGGCCACGAACGCCGTCTCGCCGCGCACCGGCAACGTCAGCGCGGGGACCAGCATCTTCGCGATGGTGGTGCTCGAAGGGCCACTGGCCCGCGTCCACCACGAGCTCGACCTCGTCACGACGCCGGCCGGCGATCCGGTCGCGATGGTGCACTGCAACAACGGCGCCAGCGAGCTCGCGGAATGGGCGGGCATGTTCGTCCGCTTCTCCGCGGCAGCGGGCGCCACGGTCGACTCGGATGCGGTCTTCGATGTGCTGTTCCGCGAGGCCCTCGCCGGCGAGACCGATGCCGGCGGACTCCTGGCCTACAACCACCTGGCGGGCGAGCCCATCGCGGGACTCGCGGAGGGACGACCCCTGTTCGTGCGCACGCCCGACAGCCGCTTCACCCTCGCGAACGTCATGCGCGCGCAGCTGTACGGCGTCTTCGGAACCCTGGCCCTGGGCATGCGGGTTCTCGACGACGAGGGCGTGCAGCTGGATCGCATGTTCGCGCACGGCGGCATGTTCCGCACCGCAGGTGTCGCGCAGCGCTTCCTCGCCGGCGCTCTGAACGCGCCGGTCGCCGTCGGCGACACGGCCGCCGAAGGCGGCGCGTGGGGCATCGCGGTGCTCGCCGCGTACGCGGCATCCGGATCCGGACGCACCCTCGGGGAGTACCTCGAGGAGCAGGTCTTCGTCGGCGCCGCCATCTCCACCGTCGATCCGGATCCGGCGGACGTCGCCGGCTTCGCCACCTACCTCGACCGCTATCGCGCCGGCCTCGCCGTCGAAGCCGCCGCCGTCGAAGCCCTCTGA
- a CDS encoding L-ribulose-5-phosphate 4-epimerase, with product MTSADVEAAIAATRSDVARLHGELVRYGLVVWTGGNVSGRVPGADLFVIKPSGVSYDDLTAENMILCDLDGTVVPGSPGSERSPSSDTAAHAYVYRNMPEVGGVVHTHSTYAVAWAARGEEIPCVITGMADEFGGPIPIGPFAVIGDDSIGQGIVQTLRGHRSRAVLMQNHGPFTIGASANDAVKAAVMCEDAARSVHIAREAGPLIPIPQEKIDALYNRYQNVYGQSGDVRR from the coding sequence ATGACCAGCGCTGATGTGGAGGCCGCGATCGCGGCCACCCGATCCGATGTCGCCCGACTGCACGGCGAGCTGGTGCGGTACGGACTGGTCGTGTGGACCGGAGGCAACGTTTCCGGCCGCGTGCCGGGCGCCGACCTCTTCGTGATCAAGCCGTCGGGCGTCTCGTACGACGATCTGACCGCCGAGAACATGATCCTCTGCGATCTCGACGGCACCGTCGTGCCCGGTTCGCCCGGCAGCGAGCGGAGCCCGTCCAGCGACACCGCCGCGCACGCGTACGTCTACCGCAACATGCCCGAGGTCGGCGGGGTCGTGCACACCCACTCGACCTACGCGGTCGCGTGGGCGGCACGCGGCGAGGAGATCCCGTGCGTGATCACGGGCATGGCCGATGAGTTCGGCGGACCCATCCCGATCGGTCCGTTCGCGGTGATCGGCGACGACTCGATCGGGCAGGGCATCGTGCAGACGCTGCGCGGGCACCGTTCGCGTGCTGTGCTCATGCAGAACCACGGCCCCTTCACGATCGGTGCCAGCGCGAACGACGCGGTCAAGGCCGCCGTGATGTGCGAGGACGCCGCGCGATCAGTGCACATCGCACGTGAAGCGGGGCCGCTCATCCCGATCCCGCAGGAGAAGATCGACGCGCTCTACAACCGCTACCAGAACGTCTACGGACAGAGCGGCGACGTGCGGCGATGA
- a CDS encoding LacI family DNA-binding transcriptional regulator codes for MDAARRGREEPVEQVSANGDGPGTSEKNRVATIFDVARLAGVSHQTVSRVLNDLPNVRPATRERVEKAIRQLRYVPSQAARALVTRRSRTIGLVATGLPDFGPSSIVLTVNESAADAGYAVITTNLVDASGRNVRAATEMLVRHNVEAIVLVAAERETVDAFDGWELGVPLIAVASEERGRAVHVTLDQYGGARAAVSHLLELGHRDIRHIAGPAGSMDAEERLRGWRDRLIEAGIRPVEPERGDWSPDAGYRIGSALISAGVPSAVFAANDQMALGMLHAAHEARLGVPEDVSVVGFDDIPEAAHFAPPLTTVRQDFSSLGRDAMIAVLAVLQDDEGEPPAPRETHLVVRASSRRV; via the coding sequence GTGGACGCGGCCCGACGCGGCCGAGAGGAGCCGGTCGAGCAGGTGAGTGCGAACGGCGACGGTCCCGGGACCAGCGAGAAGAACCGCGTCGCGACGATCTTCGACGTCGCGCGCCTGGCAGGCGTGTCGCACCAGACGGTCTCGAGGGTGCTGAATGATCTGCCGAACGTGCGTCCCGCGACGCGCGAGCGCGTCGAGAAGGCGATCCGGCAGCTGCGGTACGTGCCTTCTCAGGCCGCGCGTGCACTTGTGACGCGGCGTTCCCGCACCATCGGGTTGGTGGCGACCGGGCTGCCCGACTTCGGCCCGTCCAGCATCGTGCTCACCGTGAACGAGTCGGCAGCCGACGCGGGCTACGCCGTCATCACCACGAACCTCGTCGATGCCTCGGGACGCAACGTCCGCGCGGCAACCGAGATGCTCGTGCGCCACAACGTCGAGGCGATCGTGCTGGTCGCCGCCGAGCGCGAGACCGTCGACGCCTTCGACGGCTGGGAACTGGGCGTGCCGCTGATCGCGGTGGCCTCCGAGGAGCGCGGCCGCGCAGTGCACGTCACCCTGGACCAGTACGGCGGCGCGCGCGCGGCGGTTTCGCACCTGCTGGAACTCGGTCACCGCGACATCCGCCACATCGCGGGACCCGCCGGATCCATGGATGCCGAGGAGCGGCTTCGCGGCTGGCGCGACCGGCTGATCGAAGCCGGCATCCGTCCGGTCGAACCGGAGCGCGGAGACTGGTCGCCCGACGCCGGCTATCGGATCGGGAGCGCGCTGATCAGCGCCGGGGTGCCATCTGCGGTCTTCGCCGCGAACGATCAGATGGCGCTCGGGATGCTGCACGCTGCACACGAGGCACGGCTCGGCGTTCCCGAGGACGTGAGTGTGGTGGGCTTCGACGACATCCCCGAGGCCGCGCATTTCGCACCCCCGCTGACCACGGTCAGGCAGGATTTCTCCTCGCTGGGGCGGGACGCCATGATCGCCGTGCTGGCCGTGCTGCAGGACGATGAGGGCGAGCCGCCCGCTCCGCGCGAAACCCATCTGGTGGTCCGCGCGAGCAGTCGCCGGGTGTGA
- the araA gene encoding L-arabinose isomerase — MTRTPLSTSLDAYEVWFVTGSQNLYGEETLRQVAEQSQAVADGLSGLPVNVVWKPVLKDSDSIRRLALEVNARDDVIGVIAWMHTFSPAKMWIAGLDALQKPLLHLHTQANVELPWADIDFDFMNLNQAAHGDREFGYIQTRLGVARKTVVGHVSNPVVRQQVEDWERAAAGWTASRTLKLARFGDNMRYVAVTEGDKTEAELRFGVQVNTWGVNELADAVAAASESDIDALVAEYVERYDVADELLPGAERHQSLRDGAAIEIGLRAFLEEGGFGAFTTSFEDLGALTQLPGLAVQRLMAEGYGFGAEGDWKTAILVRVANVMGAGLPGGASLMEDYTYDLVPGNERILGAHMLEVSPSLTTAKPRLEVHALGIGGKDDPVRLVFTADPGPALVVAMSDMRDRFRLVANVVENVEAPDLPKLPVGRAIWKPQPDFATSAGCWLAAGAAHHTVMTTAVGIEVFRDFAEIAKTELVVIDEDTTVRGFQRELRWNQAYYRLAQGI, encoded by the coding sequence ATGACCCGCACTCCGCTTTCCACCTCCCTCGACGCGTACGAGGTCTGGTTCGTCACCGGCAGCCAGAACCTGTACGGCGAGGAGACGCTGCGCCAGGTGGCCGAGCAGTCGCAGGCGGTCGCCGACGGCCTGTCCGGGCTGCCGGTCAACGTCGTCTGGAAGCCGGTGCTGAAGGACTCCGACAGCATCCGGCGCCTCGCGCTCGAGGTGAACGCCCGAGATGACGTCATCGGCGTGATCGCGTGGATGCACACCTTCAGCCCCGCCAAGATGTGGATCGCCGGCCTCGACGCTTTGCAGAAGCCGCTGCTGCACCTGCACACGCAGGCGAACGTCGAGCTGCCCTGGGCCGACATCGACTTCGACTTCATGAACCTCAACCAGGCCGCGCACGGCGACCGCGAGTTCGGCTACATCCAGACCCGGCTCGGGGTCGCGCGCAAGACCGTCGTCGGTCACGTCTCGAACCCGGTCGTTCGTCAGCAGGTCGAGGACTGGGAGCGCGCCGCGGCCGGCTGGACCGCCTCGCGAACGCTGAAGCTCGCGCGCTTCGGCGACAACATGCGCTACGTCGCGGTCACCGAGGGCGACAAGACCGAAGCCGAGCTGCGCTTCGGCGTGCAGGTGAACACGTGGGGCGTGAACGAACTGGCGGATGCGGTGGCCGCAGCATCCGAATCGGACATCGACGCCCTCGTCGCAGAGTATGTGGAGCGCTACGACGTCGCCGACGAACTGCTGCCCGGCGCCGAGCGCCACCAGTCGCTGCGCGACGGTGCCGCGATCGAGATCGGATTGCGCGCGTTCCTCGAAGAGGGCGGCTTCGGCGCCTTCACCACCTCGTTCGAGGACCTCGGCGCCCTCACGCAGCTGCCGGGTCTCGCCGTGCAGCGACTGATGGCCGAGGGATACGGCTTCGGTGCCGAGGGCGACTGGAAGACGGCGATCCTCGTGCGCGTCGCGAACGTGATGGGCGCCGGGCTGCCCGGCGGCGCGAGCCTGATGGAGGACTACACCTACGACCTGGTTCCGGGGAACGAGCGCATCCTCGGCGCGCACATGCTCGAGGTCTCGCCCTCGCTCACCACCGCCAAGCCGCGCCTCGAGGTGCACGCCCTCGGCATCGGCGGCAAGGACGACCCGGTTCGGCTGGTCTTCACCGCAGACCCCGGCCCGGCCCTGGTGGTCGCGATGAGCGACATGCGCGATCGGTTCCGGCTCGTGGCGAACGTCGTGGAGAACGTCGAGGCACCCGACCTGCCCAAGCTCCCGGTCGGCCGCGCCATCTGGAAGCCGCAGCCCGATTTCGCGACGAGCGCGGGGTGCTGGCTCGCTGCGGGCGCCGCCCACCATACTGTGATGACGACCGCCGTCGGCATCGAGGTGTTCCGTGACTTCGCGGAGATCGCCAAGACCGAACTCGTCGTCATCGACGAGGACACCACGGTTCGCGGTTTCCAGCGCGAACTGCGGTGGAACCAGGCGTATTACCGACTCGCTCAGGGAATCTGA
- a CDS encoding aldose 1-epimerase family protein — protein sequence MARTPASGTQHALRAGDYEAVIASVGASLRSLTCNDRDLVVPFEADEVRPAHRGATLVPWPNRVVDGKYSFGGSDFQLALSEPARGHALHGFGPWLDFDAVDKGPDHVTLEAVIQPQTAYPWRIVVSVTFSLGPDGLTQSVTARNDSLSAAPWGTGPHPYLVAGPGRVDDWLLELPAADVLEVTPDRLIPTELVAVDSADPERFDFRTARRIGATELDHAYSGILRDEGDETTVRVTDAAGHGVAISWGTECPWVQVHTADKPVAAQSRLGLAVEPMTCAPDAFNADSYAYDAGLIVIEPGESTEASWRISAI from the coding sequence ATGGCACGCACCCCCGCATCCGGGACCCAGCACGCGCTGCGCGCGGGCGACTACGAGGCCGTCATCGCGAGCGTGGGCGCCTCGCTGCGCTCGCTCACATGCAACGACCGCGACCTCGTCGTCCCGTTCGAAGCCGACGAGGTGCGCCCCGCGCACCGTGGGGCGACCCTCGTGCCCTGGCCGAACCGGGTCGTGGACGGCAAGTACTCCTTCGGGGGTTCCGACTTCCAGCTCGCGCTGTCAGAGCCCGCCCGCGGACACGCGCTGCACGGCTTCGGTCCGTGGCTCGACTTCGACGCCGTCGACAAGGGGCCCGACCACGTGACCCTCGAGGCCGTCATCCAGCCGCAGACGGCCTACCCGTGGCGGATCGTCGTGAGCGTCACCTTCTCCCTCGGACCGGACGGACTCACGCAGTCCGTGACCGCCCGCAACGACAGCCTCTCCGCGGCGCCGTGGGGGACCGGACCGCACCCGTACCTCGTGGCCGGCCCGGGTCGGGTCGACGACTGGCTCCTCGAGCTGCCGGCGGCGGACGTGCTCGAGGTGACGCCCGATCGCCTGATCCCGACCGAGCTGGTGGCCGTCGATTCCGCCGACCCGGAGCGCTTCGATTTCCGCACGGCGCGACGAATCGGTGCCACCGAGCTGGACCACGCGTATTCGGGCATCCTGCGCGACGAGGGCGACGAGACGACGGTGCGGGTGACGGATGCTGCAGGTCACGGCGTCGCGATCAGCTGGGGCACCGAATGCCCATGGGTCCAGGTGCACACGGCCGACAAGCCGGTGGCGGCGCAGAGCCGGCTCGGCCTGGCGGTGGAGCCGATGACCTGCGCTCCGGATGCCTTCAATGCGGACTCGTACGCCTACGACGCCGGTCTGATCGTGATCGAGCCGGGCGAGTCGACCGAGGCGTCCTGGCGGATCTCCGCGATCTGA
- the yjfF gene encoding galactofuranose ABC transporter, permease protein YjfF — protein MTALISPPVQRGPGNQGSAGSRVGARVRDAFTSPKYGPVLVTAILFLAVFIGGGIRYPGFFSGQVLLNLLVDNSYLIVLAVGMTFVILTGGIDLSVGAVVALSTMIAASLLQSGWPPAAVIPLILVLTSILGLLVGLMIHVFKVQPFIATLAAMFLARGLCYVISQNSISITDPSFIALAVTRIPLGGGLSITPSVLIAVLVVVVAVWVLHRTRFGRTVYAIGGGEQSGMLMGLPVARTKVLVYVISGFCSGVAGVLFTFYTLSGYPLTAIGTELDAIAAVVIGGTLLAGGYGFVLGSVLGVLVLGIIQTIITFEGTLSSWWTKIFIGALLLVFIILQRLLTSRRR, from the coding sequence ATGACCGCTCTCATCTCCCCTCCTGTTCAGCGCGGTCCCGGGAACCAGGGGAGCGCAGGAAGCCGGGTCGGCGCGCGGGTGCGCGACGCATTCACGAGCCCGAAGTACGGACCGGTGCTGGTCACCGCGATCCTGTTCCTCGCCGTCTTCATCGGCGGCGGCATCCGCTATCCCGGCTTCTTCTCCGGCCAGGTGCTGCTGAACCTGCTCGTGGACAACTCGTACCTCATCGTGCTCGCGGTCGGGATGACCTTCGTGATCCTCACCGGCGGCATCGACCTCTCCGTCGGCGCGGTGGTGGCGCTGTCGACGATGATCGCAGCGAGCCTGCTGCAGAGCGGCTGGCCGCCGGCCGCGGTGATTCCGCTCATCCTCGTGCTGACGAGCATCCTCGGGCTGCTGGTGGGGCTCATGATCCACGTCTTCAAGGTGCAGCCGTTCATCGCCACGCTGGCCGCGATGTTCCTGGCCCGCGGGCTCTGCTACGTGATCAGCCAGAATTCGATCTCGATCACCGATCCGTCCTTCATCGCGCTCGCCGTGACGCGCATCCCGCTCGGCGGCGGTCTGTCGATCACCCCGAGCGTCCTGATCGCGGTGCTGGTCGTGGTGGTCGCGGTCTGGGTGCTGCACCGCACCCGCTTCGGCCGCACGGTCTACGCGATCGGCGGCGGCGAGCAGAGCGGCATGCTGATGGGTCTGCCGGTCGCTCGGACCAAGGTGCTCGTCTACGTCATCTCGGGGTTCTGCTCGGGGGTCGCGGGTGTGCTCTTCACCTTCTACACGCTCTCCGGCTATCCGCTCACGGCGATCGGCACGGAGCTGGATGCGATCGCCGCCGTGGTGATCGGCGGCACCCTGCTGGCCGGCGGATACGGGTTCGTCCTCGGCTCGGTGCTGGGCGTGCTGGTCCTCGGGATCATCCAGACGATCATCACGTTCGAAGGGACGCTGTCATCGTGGTGGACGAAGATCTTCATCGGCGCGCTGCTGCTGGTCTTCATCATCCTGCAGCGTCTGCTCACGTCGCGGCGCCGATGA